Sequence from the Candidatus Thermoplasmatota archaeon genome:
TTGTCGCGCTCCCCGCCCTCACGACGCCCATCGCGCTTGCGGGCGACGCGACGCTCACGTTCTCGAACTCCGTATCGCCGGCCGAGCTCGCGGCGGCGCGGTGGGCGTCGGAGGGCGGCTCGCTTGCGACCGACACCCGGCTCTCGGCGGTCGCGCGTTATGCCGGTCTCGCGCCGTCGGCTTCGCTCGCGTTCGACCTCGCGCGCGGCGCCGTCGTGGATCCTCCCCGCGCGCTTGTTGCCGAAAGTTGGGCCGCCCGCGGCGGCGAGGCCGCGCCCATCGGAGTCTTCCCCGTGGACGTCGAGAGCTATGCGGCGTTCCGGGCCCAGGTATACGCGAACGGTCACGCCCGAGTGATCCTCGCGCGCTAGCTCCGCGTCGGCATCCAGAGCCCGAGCGGCAGGAGGAAGGCGGCCGCGAGCTCGAGCGCCCACGGCCAGGCGCTCCGCGATGCCGGGATGAGGGGGAAGGCGAGGAGCGCGAGCGCCACGCCGAACGCCGCGGCTCCCGCGGCGACGGCGAGGAACGCGGGTTGCCGCGCGCGCGGCCCGTCTCGCGCCTTTCCGACCCGTCCCGCGTCGCGCGGACCGAGCCCCGCGAGCGCCGCGAGCGTGCTCGCGAAGAGGATGGGCGTGAACGCGAGGCTCACGAAGTGGTAGGGGAGCAGGAGCGCGGCGTCCCGGCGTCCCTCCCGCGCGAGCGCGATGCGGGCCGTCGCAACGTGCGCGACGAGGACGCTTGCGGGCGCGAGCATGACGAGCGGGACGACGGCATGGGCGGGCGTGGCGGTGCCGAGCGCGGCGTGCGCCGCGAGGAGCAGCCCCGCGAGGACGAAGAGGCCGCCCGCGACGTAGGCGCCGGCCGCGGCGATGAGCTCCGCCTTCTCGCGCGCGGGAAGGTCCGAGCGCAGGATGGCGCCCGCGCGCAGACGCAGCACGCGCGTCGTCCCGTGGCTCCATCGCCAGAGCTGCCGCGCGAGGTCGCGGCCCGTCCAAGGCAAGAGACCCGTCGCGCCGACCCGGTCGTCGTAGGCGATGCGCCATCCGCGCGTCGCGAGGATCACGGTCAGGTCGAAATCCTCCACGAGCGTCGCTTCGGGAAAGCCCCGCGCGTCCTCGAGCGCCGCGCGGCGGAACGCGGCCGCGCTTCCCGCGAAGACGGCGCGGCCTCGCGCGCCGCGGTCCCATTGGATGACGCCGTAGAAGTGGCTCTGGAGGAGCGCGGCGAGCCGGCGCAGGGGCGCGTCCGCGTTGCGCCATGCGATGCGCGTCTGGACGCACGCCGCGCCCGGATCCGCCGCGAGTCCGGCGGCCGCGCGCCGAAGGAACGAGGGATCCGGGACGTGGTCGACGTCGAGCACCGCGACGATGGGAGCCTGCGTCCTCGCAAGCGCGGCGTTGAGCGCGCCCGCCTTGAGGCCCCGGCCTTCGGCGCGGCGGAGGACCCGCGCCCCCGTCTCGCGCGCGACGCGGTCCACGTCGCGGCGCGCCGCTTCCGTCGTCGAATCGTCGAGGATCCAGA
This genomic interval carries:
- a CDS encoding glycosyltransferase, coding for MVRGAFTVLALALAALLAVEAAVAAADLAARPRDAVFAVEAALLVVEAALVLFAIPLLLAARAGRPAAPPELADDALAAVDLFVPVRDEDARVLAATLAGASKLDYPASRLAVWILDDSTTEAARRDVDRVARETGARVLRRAEGRGLKAGALNAALARTQAPIVAVLDVDHVPDPSFLRRAAAGLAADPGAACVQTRIAWRNADAPLRRLAALLQSHFYGVIQWDRGARGRAVFAGSAAAFRRAALEDARGFPEATLVEDFDLTVILATRGWRIAYDDRVGATGLLPWTGRDLARQLWRWSHGTTRVLRLRAGAILRSDLPAREKAELIAAAGAYVAGGLFVLAGLLLAAHAALGTATPAHAVVPLVMLAPASVLVAHVATARIALAREGRRDAALLLPYHFVSLAFTPILFASTLAALAGLGPRDAGRVGKARDGPRARQPAFLAVAAGAAAFGVALALLAFPLIPASRSAWPWALELAAAFLLPLGLWMPTRS